The proteins below are encoded in one region of Sphingobium yanoikuyae:
- a CDS encoding homoserine O-succinyltransferase has protein sequence MPIKIADDLPARRTLEAEGVAVMGEADAVRQDIRPLRIALLNLMPNKIDTETQLARLLGASPLQVELTLVRISDHVSRNTSADHMQSFYRAWTDVRDERFDGFLITGAPVEHLAFEEVSYWQELRAIFDWTQTHVHRSLSICWAAQAALHHFHGVEKHALERKAFGVFRHRNHAPASPYLRGFSDDFSIPVSRWSEVRRESLPVDRGLQLLADSAETGPCLVHDPRHGFLHMFNHVEYDTRTLGDEYARDGGRQMPAHYFPDDDPTRPPENRWRSHAHLLFGNWINDLYQTAPFDVDMIGQEILQSAA, from the coding sequence GTGCCGATCAAGATTGCCGACGACCTGCCCGCCCGCCGCACGCTGGAAGCCGAGGGCGTTGCCGTGATGGGCGAGGCGGATGCGGTGCGGCAGGATATCCGCCCGCTGCGGATCGCGCTGCTGAACCTGATGCCCAACAAGATCGATACCGAGACGCAGCTTGCGCGGCTGCTCGGCGCCTCGCCGTTGCAGGTGGAACTGACGCTGGTGCGGATCAGCGACCATGTGTCGCGCAACACCTCCGCCGATCATATGCAGTCCTTCTACCGCGCCTGGACCGATGTGCGCGACGAGCGGTTCGATGGCTTCCTGATCACCGGCGCGCCGGTCGAGCATCTGGCGTTCGAGGAGGTGAGCTACTGGCAGGAACTGCGCGCGATCTTCGACTGGACCCAGACCCATGTGCATCGTTCGCTCAGCATCTGCTGGGCGGCGCAGGCGGCGCTCCATCATTTCCACGGGGTCGAGAAACATGCGCTGGAGCGCAAGGCGTTCGGCGTGTTCCGCCATCGCAACCATGCCCCGGCCTCGCCCTATCTGCGGGGCTTTTCGGACGATTTCTCGATCCCGGTGTCGCGCTGGTCGGAAGTGCGGCGGGAATCGCTGCCGGTCGATCGCGGGCTGCAATTGCTGGCCGACAGCGCGGAGACCGGGCCTTGCCTGGTCCATGATCCGCGCCATGGCTTCCTGCACATGTTCAACCATGTCGAATATGACACGCGCACCCTGGGCGACGAATATGCGCGCGACGGCGGCCGCCAGATGCCGGCCCATTATTTTCCCGACGACGACCCGACCCGCCCGCCGGAAAATCGCTGGCGCAGCCATGCCCATCTGCTGTTCGGCAACTGGATCAACGATCTCTACCAGACCGCGCCGTTCGACGTGGACATGATCGGCCAGGAGATATTGCAGAGCGCGGCCTGA
- the mltG gene encoding endolytic transglycosylase MltG: MRRLGCIILLIGLAVVAFVGFRFVHGWTETGPATQNISIVVPEGSTLSDAAVLLKSAGAVRSADAFLTRAKVFGGAKPIKAGEFVVPKGASNREILSILQGGKTLTRLVTIPEGMPSILVQERLMANDELTGDVAVPQEGSVLPDSYAFDKGEPRAAVLKRMQAAMDKALAKLWAERAPNTIAKSPQEAIILASIVEKETAIAKERPMVAGVYSNRLRKNMMLQADPTIIYPITRGKPLGRRIKKSEIADVNDYNTYAMTGLPKGPIANPGRLSILAVLHPAETNALYFVADGKGGHIFADTYQQHNENVRKWFEIRRARGEL; the protein is encoded by the coding sequence GTGCGGCGACTGGGCTGCATCATCCTTCTGATCGGCCTGGCCGTTGTCGCCTTTGTCGGTTTCCGCTTCGTCCATGGCTGGACCGAGACGGGGCCGGCCACCCAGAATATCAGCATCGTCGTGCCGGAGGGATCGACCCTGTCCGATGCCGCGGTGCTGCTGAAATCGGCTGGCGCGGTGCGTTCGGCCGATGCCTTCCTGACCCGCGCGAAGGTCTTTGGCGGCGCCAAGCCGATCAAGGCCGGCGAGTTCGTGGTGCCCAAGGGCGCCAGCAACCGCGAGATATTGTCGATCCTGCAGGGCGGCAAGACGCTGACCCGGCTGGTCACCATCCCCGAAGGCATGCCGTCGATCCTGGTGCAGGAACGGCTGATGGCCAATGACGAGCTGACCGGCGATGTCGCGGTGCCGCAAGAGGGCAGCGTGCTGCCCGACAGCTATGCCTTCGACAAGGGCGAGCCGCGCGCCGCGGTGCTGAAGCGGATGCAGGCGGCGATGGACAAGGCGCTGGCGAAGCTCTGGGCCGAACGCGCGCCCAACACGATCGCCAAGTCGCCCCAGGAGGCGATCATCCTCGCCTCTATCGTCGAGAAGGAAACCGCGATCGCCAAGGAGCGGCCGATGGTCGCGGGCGTCTACAGCAACCGTCTGCGCAAGAACATGATGCTGCAGGCCGACCCGACGATCATCTATCCGATCACCAGGGGCAAGCCGCTCGGGCGCCGGATCAAGAAGTCCGAGATCGCCGACGTCAACGACTACAACACCTATGCGATGACCGGCCTGCCCAAGGGGCCGATCGCCAATCCGGGCCGGCTGTCGATCCTGGCGGTGCTGCACCCGGCGGAGACGAATGCGCTCTATTTCGTCGCGGACGGGAAGGGCGGCCATATCTTTGCCGACACCTATCAGCAGCATAATGAGAATGTGCGCAAGTGGTTCGAGATCCGCCGCGCGCGGGGCGAGCTGTAA